GTCCTAAAAAAGCTTTGGGCTGGTCAGAGGATGTGAGGGAGAAGATAGCCATTCTGGACATCAAGCTCTGTGATGCCTGTGGGGGGTGTCAAGAAGCCTGTCCAGAGAAGGCATTGAAAGTGAAAAAAAACTTTTAGAAAGGAGAATGTATGATGGATAAAAAACAATGGCAGCAGGAGGTTGCCAAAAGATATGAGAAGAATCCCATTATAACTCTAAATGATATTCCACAGGCTAGCAATTCGGTCTTTAATGCGGGAGCAGCATACTATCAGGATAAGTATTTTCTTTTGCTGCGGGTAGAAGGATTAGACGGAAAGTCAAGATTTTTCCTGGCAGAGAGTCGGGACGGAATTAAGTTTAAAATTTCCCAAAATCCGGTTATGCATCGAAGTAATAAGGAGCCGTTTGAGACATATGAAAGGAGAGGGATAGAAGACCCAAGAATTACAAGGATTGGAAATATTTACTACATCATTTATACCGCTTACTCTCATTTCGGACCACGCATTGCCCTTGCTTCTACAAAAAATTTTAAAACTTTTGAAAGAATTGCTCTTATTTCACAGCCGGACAATAAGGATGCGGTTCTTTTTCCCAAAAAGATTAACGGCGACTTTGTCCGCTTTGACCGTCCGATTGGCGAAGGGATATGGATATCTTATTCCAAAGATTTAGTCTATTGGGGAAATTCCATATGCGTTATGGAGAACAGATCCGGCTACTGGGATTCCCATCGCATCGGCGCTTGCGCGCCGCCGATTGAGACTGATAAAGGCTGGCTGGAAATTTATCATGGAGTGAAAAAGACAGCGAGCGGCAGTATCTATCGCTTGGGAGCCGCTTTATTTGACCTCAAAGACCCTTCTAAATTAATCGCCAGGGGCAGAGCTCCTGTCCTCTCTCCCCGAGAATACTACGAAAGGGTGGGCGATGTGAATAATGTGGTTTTCTGCTGCGGCGCGATTTTAGACGGAAAAACCCGTGAGGTAAAAATTTACTACGGAGCATGTGATACTTGTATCTGCCTGGCTACTGCTGACCTCAACAATCTGGTGGAAAGATGTTTTGATTAACACAATAACAGCAAAACAAAGAGGGAAAAACGATGAATGAAAGAACGTCTAGTGACAAACCTCCACAAAGTAAGAAAAAGAGTAAATACTATCAAAGAATATTAGGCCCCGTATCAAGTCTTGAAGAGCATGTGCGTCCAGATTGGTGGCGTAATATTTTCAACTCCCTATATATAAAAACAGATGGTGATGTAGTTGAGGATAAGGATATCACTAATCAAGAATTGGATTTGTTCTCTG
The sequence above is drawn from the bacterium genome and encodes:
- a CDS encoding 4Fe-4S binding protein produces the protein MADKERSLVYEADGVVIALFPGLCNICGKCIEKCPKKALGWSEDVREKIAILDIKLCDACGGCQEACPEKALKVKKNF
- a CDS encoding glycoside hydrolase family 130 protein, whose protein sequence is MDKKQWQQEVAKRYEKNPIITLNDIPQASNSVFNAGAAYYQDKYFLLLRVEGLDGKSRFFLAESRDGIKFKISQNPVMHRSNKEPFETYERRGIEDPRITRIGNIYYIIYTAYSHFGPRIALASTKNFKTFERIALISQPDNKDAVLFPKKINGDFVRFDRPIGEGIWISYSKDLVYWGNSICVMENRSGYWDSHRIGACAPPIETDKGWLEIYHGVKKTASGSIYRLGAALFDLKDPSKLIARGRAPVLSPREYYERVGDVNNVVFCCGAILDGKTREVKIYYGACDTCICLATADLNNLVERCFD